GCCTATTGCCATTACAGCAGCGATTTTAGTGGGATTAGGGTTAAGCCCTTTATATTCTGCCGGATTGTGCCTAATCGCTAATACCGCTCCTGTGGCTTTTGGTGCGGTGGGTATCCCTATAAGTGCGATGGCGAGCGCGGTAGGGGTGCCAGCGATTTTGATTTCAGCCATGACGGGTAAAATCCTCTTTTTTGTGAGCTTGTTAGTGCCGTTTTTCATTGTGTTTTTAATGGATGGCTTTAAGGGGATTAAAGAAACTTTTCCGGCCGTTTTTATAGCGGCTTTTTCTTTCGCTGGTGCGCAATTTTTAAGCTCTAATTATTTGGGGCCAGAATTGCCTGGCATTATTTCAGCCCTTGTTTCACTCGTTGCAACCGCGCTCTTTTTGAAATTTTGGCAGCCTAAAGTGATTTTTAGAAGCGATGGCAAAGCGGCTTCATTCACTAAGAGTAACCATCATATCTGTAAGGTTTATGTCGCTTGGTCTCCTTTTGTGATTTTGGTTTTAGTGATTGTGTTATGGATACAGCCTTTTTTTAAGGCTTTATTTGAAAAAGACGGCTTGTTAGCTTTTTCTAATTTTTATTTTGAATTCAATAACATCAGCAACCACATCTTTAAAAGCCCGCCTTTTGTAGAATCCGATCAAAGCGTGAGTTTTCCGGTGGTGTTTAAATTTTTCTTAATCAACACGGTTGGCACTTCCATTTTTTTAGCCGCTCTCATTAGCATGCTCGTTTTAAGGGTGCGAGTGAGCGATGCGCTGAGTGTCTTTGGCGAGACTTTAAAAGAAATGCGCTACCCCATTCTTACCATTGGTTTAGTCTTAAGCTTTGCCTATGTGTCTAATTACAGCGGTATTTCTTCCACTCTAGCCTTAGCGCTCACCCATACGGGATTAGCTTTCACCTTTTTCTCGCCCTTGATCGGGTGGGTGGGCGTGTTTTTAACCGGGAGCGATACGAGTTCTAATCTTTTATTTGGCTCTTTACAGCAACTCACCGCCCAACGATTGCACCTCCCTGAGATTTTAACCCTAACGGCTAATACCGTGGGTGGCACTTTGGGCAAGATGATAAGCCCTCAAAGCATCGCTATCGCTTGCGCGGCAGTGGGATTGGCCGGGAAAGAGAGCGATTTATTCAAATTCACGGTTAAATACTCCCTTATTTTTGTAACGATCATGGGAGTCGTGATTAGCGCGATTGCGTATTTGATCCCTGAAGTGGTGCCTGCGATAAAGTAGAGCCATTTTAGATTTGGCAAACTTTAACCCCCAAATAAATTTTTTTGTTTTAAAAAATTCAAGATTTTAAGCGTCATAGAGCTTATGGGTAAGGTTTCTAAGTCTTTAAGGCTATAAAAACGGATAGGGTTTTTTAAATCTTTTATCCCAGCTAAATAGAGGTTTAAATTGAGCTTGAATTTAGTGTGGCTGTGTTTGATTGCGCCTAAAAAGGGGAGTTTGCATTCTGAATTTTCTTTTAGACTAGGGAAATGGTGCATCCCAAAATAGAGTTTTTGCTCTATTTTTTCTAAAGCGATTTGGTTATTTTGGATCACAATGCCCAAGTAACGCTCTTCTTGAATGATTTCTTGTTTTTTCTTAAGCGTGTGTTTTTCTGGGTGGTTTTTACCTAAACAATAAGGATTTAAAGGGCAAAGTGCGCATTTGGGTTTAGGGGAGCAGATTAAAGCCCCTAGATCAATTAGGGCTTGGTTATGATTAAAGCTTTCATTAAGATTGAGAAAATCATTCGCCTTAATTTGCAGATCTTTAGCCGTGATATTAGGATCCAAACCAAAAAGCCTTAAAAGCACTCGTTTGATATTAGCATCCACGCATGCGCTCTTTTCTCTAAAGCCAAAACATAAAATCGCATTAGCCGTGTATGCGCCAATCCCGGGGAGTTTCAACAGGCTTTGATAGTCATTGGGTAATTGTGAGTTATGCTCTTTAACGCAAAATTCAGCGCTTTTTTTTAAATTTTTAGCCCTTGAATAATAGCCAAGCCCTCTCCAGAGCAATAAAATCTCCTCTAATGGAGCGTTCGCTAAGTCTTTTAAAGTGGGGAAAGCTTTTAAAAAAGGGGAATAAAAACGCTCAACCACCGTGTTGATTTGGGTTTGTTGGCTCATCACTTCACTGATATAGACTTCATAAGGGGCGTTAATGCCCTTTAAATTCCTAAAAGGTAAATCCTTCCGCCCAAATTTTTCATACCATTTTAAAAGGGCGTTGTGTAAAGTTTCCAGTTACAACCACCTATAAGCGATGAATTTGACCCAAGGCACGCACACGCTTAAAAACACGATTAAATACAAAAAGCCAAAAATAAACCCCCATTTCCAAAAATCCTTGCTTTGAATATACCCACTCCCGTAATAAATGGTGGATGGGCCTGTGCCATAGGGGGTTAAAATCCCCATAATTCCTAAAGAGAACATTAAAAACAAGCTCAATTCTTGCAGATTGACCCCTTGAATGTTCGAACCAATCCCTACAAAAAGCGCGAATAACGCGCTCACATGAGCGGTGATGCTAGCGAAAAAATAATGCGACAGATAAAAGAGGGCTATAATAAACAATACTGCTATTAACGGATCCAAGTTAGCATGCTCTAAAAAATCTTTAGCTGCATTGCCGATAAAATGTAAAAACCCTACATTTTTAAGCCCGCCAGCCATCGTGAGTAGCGATCCAAGCAATAAAAAAATATTAAATGCACTCTTGTTTTTAAGGATGTCTTCATAGCTCACAATCTTACAAAACGCCATTAAAACCATGACAATCAAAGCCGTCGCGCTCGCATGCAAGCCTAAAGGTTTGCCAAAAATCCAACCCAATAAAGCCAATAAAGTGAGGCTGAGCATTAAAATTTCTTTTAAAGAAAACTTCCCCATGCCCTCTAATTCTTTTTTAGCCCACAAACTCACTTCTTTTGAGCCTTTTAAGGTGGGAGTGCAGGTTTTATACGCTAATAAAGGCACAAGCAAGATCAAAACCACCCCACAAGGCAAGAACGCTAAAAACCACGAAAACCATGAGATTTCATTCACGCCCATTTTGGTAGCGATTTCCATTGCTAGGGGGTTAGGAGCGAGCGCGGTTAAAAACATGGACGAAGTGATGCAAGTTGAAGCCAAAGCGACCCACATCAAATACGCACCGATTTTGTCAGGGTTATTATTTGGAGTGGATCCCATTAAAGGCGGGATAGATGAAACGATTGGATAGAGTATGCCCCCACTTCTAGCGGAGTTGCTAGGGATAAAGGGGGCTAGACACAATTCGCTCAAACCAATCGCATAGCCTAAACCTAAAGGGGTTTGCCCTAAAAACCTAATGAGTAAAAGAGCGATCCGTTTCCCTAACAAGCTTTTTTCATACCCTAAACCCAAAATAAAAGCGACAAACACAAGCCACACCGTTTTATTCGCATACCCGCTCAAACCCCACGAAATAGCCTTATTAGCACTCGCTATTTTATCGCTCGCTCCAATTTTTAACGCCACGCACAACACTAATGCGCTTAAAGCTATCAAACCTGATGGCACCGGCTCTAACACTAGCCCTATAATCATGCCTATGAAAATACAAAAATAAAGCCATGCGTTAGGGTTTAACCCATCCGGTGTGCCTAAAAAATACAACAGCGTTGCGATAAAAAAAGGGGCAAGGATTGAGAGAATTGGTTTAACCATGTTTAGCCTTTAGCCAAAGATAGTAGTGGTTTGGCTTAAAAATGTCATTCAAATTGGATTAAGTTAGCAATGTTACAGAAAAATATTAAAAATTAAGCTTTTTGAAAAAGATAAAATTTTATAATTATGTTTATCTTTGTTGAATTTACTACAAAAATAGGAGTATTGCATGCAAGAAAATGTGCCTTTGAGTTATGATTATTCCATTAGCAAATTGTTTCTTTATGCGATGGTTGCCTTTGGGATAATAGGCATGTTAATAGGGATTGTGCTAGCCTTTGAATTGTCTTTCCCTAACTTGAATTATATTGCAGGGGAGTATGGCGTTTTTGGCCGCTTACGCCCTTTACACACGAATGCGGTGATCTATGGTTTCACTCTTGGGGGGATTTGGGCGAGTTGGTATTATATCGGTCAAAGGGTGCTTAAAATCACTTACCACCAACACCCCTTTTTGAAAATTGTAGGGTTATTGCATTTTTGGCTCTGGATTATTCTTTTAATTCTAGGGGTTATTAGCTTGTTTGCTGGTCTTACTCAATCTAAAGAATACGCTGAATTGATGTGGCCTTTAGATATTATTGTGGTTGTGGCATGGGTGCTATGGGGGGTTAATATGTTTGGGAGCATGAGCGTTAGGAGAGAAAATACCATTTATGTGTCTTTATGGTATTATATCGCTACTTATGTGGGTATAGCGGTGATGTATATCTTCAACAACCTTTCTATCCCCACCTATTTTGTCGCTGATATGGGGAGTGTTTGGCATTCTATTTCTATGTATTCAGGCAGTAATGATGCGCTCATTCAATGGTGGTGGGGGCATAATGCGGTCGCTTTTGTCTTTACGAGTGGGGTGATTGGCACGATTTATTATTTTTTGCCTAAAGAGAGCGGTCAGCCTATCTTTTCTTACAAACTCACTTTGTTTTCTTTCTGGAGCTTGATGTTTGTTTATATTTGGGCAGGCGGGCATCATTTGATTTATTCCACCGTGCCTGATTGGGTGCAAACCCTTTCTAGCGTGTTTTCAGTGGTGTTGATCTTGCCTTCGTGGGGGACAGCCATTAACATGCTTTTAACGATGCGAGGCCAGTGGCACCAGCTCAAAGAAAGCCCTTTGATTAAATTCTTAGTTTTAGCTTCAACTTTCTACATGCTTTCCACTTTAGAAGGCTCTATTCAAGCCATCAAGAGCGTGAACGCCTTAGCCCACTTCACCGATTGGATTATAGGGCATGTGCATGACGGCGTGCTTGGGTGGGTAGGCTTCACTTTAATCGCGAGCATGTATCACATGACGCCTAGGCTTTTTAAAAGAGAGATTTATTCAGGCAAGCTTGTGGATTTCCAATTTTGGATCATGACTTTAGGGATTGTGCTTTACTTTTCGTCCATGTGGATTGCAGGGATCACGCAAGGGATGATGTGGAGGGATGTGGATCAGTATGGGAATCTCACTTACCAGTTCATTGACACGGTTAAGGTGCTGATCCCTTATTACAATATTAGAGGCGTTGGGGGTCTTATGTATTTTACCGGATTTATTATTTTTGCTTACAATATTTTTATGACAATCACAGCAGGCAAAAAATTAGAGCGTGAGCCCAATTATGCCACGCCTATGTCTAGATAGGGGAGGTTGGAAATGTTTAGTTTTTTAGAAAAAAACCCGTTCTTTTTCACTCTTGCGTTTATTTTTGTGTTTGCGATTGCAGGCTTGGTGGAGATTTTGCCCAATTTCTTTAAATCCGCTCGCCCGATTGAAGGCTTACGGCCTTACACGGTTTTAGAGACAGCGGGGAGACAAATTTATATCCAAGAGGGTTGTTATCATTGCCATTCCCAACTCATCCGCCCCTTCCAAGCTGAAGTGGATCGATATGGCGCATATAGTTTGAGCGGGGAATATGCGTATGACAGGCCATTTTTATGGGGTTCTAAAAGGATTGGCCCTGATTTGCACAGGGTGGGGGATTATCGCACAACCGATTGGCATGAAAAGCACATGTTTGATCCTAAAAGCGTTGTGCCGCACAGCATCATGCCAGCCTATAAGCATTTATTCATAAAAAAGAGCGACTTTGACACCGCTTATGCAGAAGCTTTGACGCAAAAAAAGGTTTTTGGCGTGCCTTATGACACAGAAAACGGCGTGA
This region of Helicobacter pylori genomic DNA includes:
- a CDS encoding L-lactate permease — its product is MLEFHQIYDPLGNIWLSALVALLPILLFFLSLIVFKLKGYTAVFLSVALSAIIAVLAYKMPVSMVGSSFLYGFLYGLWPIAWIIIAAIFLYKLSVKSGYFEILKESVQSITLDHRILVILIGFCFGSFLEGAIGFGGPIAITAAILVGLGLSPLYSAGLCLIANTAPVAFGAVGIPISAMASAVGVPAILISAMTGKILFFVSLLVPFFIVFLMDGFKGIKETFPAVFIAAFSFAGAQFLSSNYLGPELPGIISALVSLVATALFLKFWQPKVIFRSDGKAASFTKSNHHICKVYVAWSPFVILVLVIVLWIQPFFKALFEKDGLLAFSNFYFEFNNISNHIFKSPPFVESDQSVSFPVVFKFFLINTVGTSIFLAALISMLVLRVRVSDALSVFGETLKEMRYPILTIGLVLSFAYVSNYSGISSTLALALTHTGLAFTFFSPLIGWVGVFLTGSDTSSNLLFGSLQQLTAQRLHLPEILTLTANTVGGTLGKMISPQSIAIACAAVGLAGKESDLFKFTVKYSLIFVTIMGVVISAIAYLIPEVVPAIK
- a CDS encoding adenine-specific DNA glycosylase, with the protein product METLHNALLKWYEKFGRKDLPFRNLKGINAPYEVYISEVMSQQTQINTVVERFYSPFLKAFPTLKDLANAPLEEILLLWRGLGYYSRAKNLKKSAEFCVKEHNSQLPNDYQSLLKLPGIGAYTANAILCFGFREKSACVDANIKRVLLRLFGLDPNITAKDLQIKANDFLNLNESFNHNQALIDLGALICSPKPKCALCPLNPYCLGKNHPEKHTLKKKQEIIQEERYLGIVIQNNQIALEKIEQKLYFGMHHFPSLKENSECKLPFLGAIKHSHTKFKLNLNLYLAGIKDLKNPIRFYSLKDLETLPISSMTLKILNFLKQKNLFGG
- a CDS encoding DASS family sodium-coupled anion symporter encodes the protein MVKPILSILAPFFIATLLYFLGTPDGLNPNAWLYFCIFIGMIIGLVLEPVPSGLIALSALVLCVALKIGASDKIASANKAISWGLSGYANKTVWLVFVAFILGLGYEKSLLGKRIALLLIRFLGQTPLGLGYAIGLSELCLAPFIPSNSARSGGILYPIVSSIPPLMGSTPNNNPDKIGAYLMWVALASTCITSSMFLTALAPNPLAMEIATKMGVNEISWFSWFLAFLPCGVVLILLVPLLAYKTCTPTLKGSKEVSLWAKKELEGMGKFSLKEILMLSLTLLALLGWIFGKPLGLHASATALIVMVLMAFCKIVSYEDILKNKSAFNIFLLLGSLLTMAGGLKNVGFLHFIGNAAKDFLEHANLDPLIAVLFIIALFYLSHYFFASITAHVSALFALFVGIGSNIQGVNLQELSLFLMFSLGIMGILTPYGTGPSTIYYGSGYIQSKDFWKWGFIFGFLYLIVFLSVCVPWVKFIAYRWL
- the ccoN gene encoding cytochrome-c oxidase, cbb3-type subunit I, which translates into the protein MQENVPLSYDYSISKLFLYAMVAFGIIGMLIGIVLAFELSFPNLNYIAGEYGVFGRLRPLHTNAVIYGFTLGGIWASWYYIGQRVLKITYHQHPFLKIVGLLHFWLWIILLILGVISLFAGLTQSKEYAELMWPLDIIVVVAWVLWGVNMFGSMSVRRENTIYVSLWYYIATYVGIAVMYIFNNLSIPTYFVADMGSVWHSISMYSGSNDALIQWWWGHNAVAFVFTSGVIGTIYYFLPKESGQPIFSYKLTLFSFWSLMFVYIWAGGHHLIYSTVPDWVQTLSSVFSVVLILPSWGTAINMLLTMRGQWHQLKESPLIKFLVLASTFYMLSTLEGSIQAIKSVNALAHFTDWIIGHVHDGVLGWVGFTLIASMYHMTPRLFKREIYSGKLVDFQFWIMTLGIVLYFSSMWIAGITQGMMWRDVDQYGNLTYQFIDTVKVLIPYYNIRGVGGLMYFTGFIIFAYNIFMTITAGKKLEREPNYATPMSR
- the ccoO gene encoding cytochrome-c oxidase, cbb3-type subunit II, which gives rise to MFSFLEKNPFFFTLAFIFVFAIAGLVEILPNFFKSARPIEGLRPYTVLETAGRQIYIQEGCYHCHSQLIRPFQAEVDRYGAYSLSGEYAYDRPFLWGSKRIGPDLHRVGDYRTTDWHEKHMFDPKSVVPHSIMPAYKHLFIKKSDFDTAYAEALTQKKVFGVPYDTENGVKLGNAEEAKKAYLEEAKKITADMKDKRVLEAIERGEVLEIVALIAYLNSLGNSRINTNQNAK